Proteins co-encoded in one Clostridia bacterium genomic window:
- a CDS encoding ABC transporter ATP-binding protein: MDVRIENVAKTFVSNRGTVEALAPVSLDVPAGSFVTILGPSGCGKSTLLRIVAGLEEASQGVVRVGGREVHGPGADRGMVFQAYSLFPWLTVRENIEFGLRAKGVPPRERRAISDEYLRQIGLEAFADRYPKELSGGMKQRVAIARALANDPQVLLLDEPFGALDAQTRAMMQEHVLSVWEKYHKTILFVTHDIEEAVFMADAVVVMTKRPGRIREVVPVDLPRPRDYHVRFTPEFTALKERLTEIIREELTA; the protein is encoded by the coding sequence ATGGACGTGCGGATCGAGAATGTGGCGAAGACGTTCGTCTCCAACCGCGGCACCGTCGAGGCGCTGGCGCCCGTCTCCCTGGACGTGCCGGCCGGGTCCTTCGTGACGATCCTCGGCCCCTCCGGCTGCGGCAAGTCGACGCTTTTGCGCATCGTGGCGGGCCTTGAGGAGGCGAGCCAGGGCGTCGTCCGCGTGGGCGGCCGGGAGGTGCACGGGCCGGGTGCGGACCGCGGCATGGTGTTCCAGGCGTACTCGCTGTTCCCCTGGCTCACGGTGCGGGAGAACATCGAGTTCGGCCTGCGCGCGAAGGGCGTGCCGCCGCGGGAGCGGCGGGCGATTTCCGACGAGTACCTGCGGCAGATCGGGCTTGAGGCGTTCGCCGACCGGTACCCCAAGGAACTTTCCGGCGGCATGAAGCAGCGCGTGGCCATCGCGCGCGCCCTGGCCAACGACCCGCAGGTGCTGCTGCTCGACGAGCCGTTCGGCGCCCTCGACGCCCAGACGCGCGCCATGATGCAGGAACACGTGCTGAGCGTATGGGAGAAGTACCATAAGACGATCCTCTTCGTCACGCACGACATCGAGGAGGCCGTCTTCATGGCCGACGCCGTCGTGGTGATGACGAAGCGGCCGGGCCGGATCCGGGAGGTCGTGCCCGTCGACCTGCCCCGGCCGCGCGACTACCATGTCCGCTTCACGCCGGAGTTCACGGCGCTCAAGGAGCGGCTGACGGAGATCATCCGCGAGGAACTGACGGCCTAG
- a CDS encoding ABC transporter permease: MREERSLEMRSTPAGRRRPGRAFKPLGEIPAPAYTAFAAAGFLGLIAVWSLLTYTRMVDPLFLPAPVDILRRGLELFRDMGFGADVLATVLRVFAGFAAACVVALPLGILMGVYRPIEALVEPLVSFARYMPASAFIPLLILWVGVGEAEKVAVIFLGSVFSLVLMVAVHVRQAQRELVEAAYTLGASDAFVVRHVILPNAWPAIYDTLRLVLGWAWTYIIVAELVAAESGIGHVILQSQRMLNTGNIIFGILVIGVIGLVSDLIMKAIGQALFAWRG; this comes from the coding sequence CGCGAGGAACGTTCGCTTGAGATGAGGTCGACCCCGGCCGGTCGCCGCCGGCCGGGGCGCGCGTTCAAGCCGCTGGGCGAGATCCCCGCCCCGGCGTACACCGCCTTCGCGGCGGCGGGCTTCCTGGGGCTCATCGCGGTGTGGAGCCTGCTCACGTACACCCGCATGGTCGATCCGCTCTTCCTGCCGGCGCCCGTGGACATCCTGCGGCGCGGCCTCGAGCTCTTCCGCGACATGGGCTTCGGCGCCGACGTGCTCGCGACGGTCCTGCGGGTGTTCGCCGGCTTCGCCGCGGCGTGCGTCGTCGCGCTGCCGCTCGGCATCCTCATGGGCGTGTACCGGCCGATCGAGGCGCTCGTGGAGCCGCTCGTCTCGTTCGCGCGCTACATGCCGGCCTCGGCCTTCATCCCGCTGCTCATCCTCTGGGTGGGCGTGGGCGAGGCCGAGAAGGTGGCCGTCATCTTCCTCGGCAGCGTGTTCTCCCTGGTGCTCATGGTGGCCGTGCACGTCCGCCAGGCGCAGCGGGAGCTCGTCGAGGCGGCCTACACGCTCGGCGCGAGCGACGCGTTCGTCGTCCGCCACGTCATCCTGCCCAACGCCTGGCCGGCGATCTACGACACGCTGCGCCTCGTGCTGGGCTGGGCGTGGACGTACATCATCGTGGCGGAGCTCGTCGCCGCGGAGAGCGGGATCGGCCACGTGATCCTCCAGTCGCAGCGCATGCTCAACACCGGCAACATCATCTTCGGCATCCTGGTGATCGGCGTCATCGGGCTGGTCTCCGATCTCATCATGAAGGCGATCGGCCAGGCGCTGTTCGCCTGGAGGGGGTGA